A single genomic interval of Sceloporus undulatus isolate JIND9_A2432 ecotype Alabama chromosome 2, SceUnd_v1.1, whole genome shotgun sequence harbors:
- the CDC37L1 gene encoding hsp90 co-chaperone Cdc37-like 1 gives MALWPPRSRGPCPGREEELLLPPPRPARANAQVYNDGIELACQQQKEFVKNSVECKWNLAEAQQKLGSLALHNSESLDQEHAKAQTEVAELKWREEEWRRKEEALRQKERQDLWNTDFVSREVFNKSFINQKKRKETEDDVSKSFMQKHEQKIRHFGMLNRWLDSQRFLSDHPYLVCEETAKYLFLWCFHLEAEQKGALMEQVAHQAVVMQFIIEMAKSCNVDPRGCFRLFFQRANTGEEGYLEAFKNELEAFKARVRICSQPQNFQATPIQNSPFHPDLSCIGGLTSFSQNADLLQGCNLNSVVHREDEEPKMMDTV, from the exons ATGGCGCTGTGGCCCCCGCGCTCCCGAGGCCCCTGCccgggaagggaggaggagctgctgctgccaccgccgagGCCAGCGAGGGCGAACGCGCAG gTTTACAATGATGGGATTGAACTGGCCTGCCAACAGCAAAAGGAATTTGTAAAGAACTCTGTGGAATGCAAATGGAATTTAGCAGAGGCCCAACAAAAACTGGGCAGTTTAGCACTACACAATTCTGAATCTCTGGATCAAGAACATGCCAAAGCACAGACTGAAGTGGCCGAGTTGaagtggagggaggaagagtggcGGCGGAAGGAAGAGGCGTTAAGGCAAAAGGAAAGGCAGGATCTGTGGAACACTGACTTTGTTAGCAGGGAAGTATTTAATAAG AGTTTCAtcaatcaaaagaaaagaaaagaaacggaGGATGATGTATCTAAATCATTCATGCAAAAACATGAGCAGAAGATTAGACATTTTG GCATGCTGAACAGATGGCTTGATAGCCAGAGATTTCTCTCTGACCACCCATACCTTGTTTGTGAAGAAACAGCTAAATACCTCTTCTTATGGTGTTTCCATCTAGAAGCAGAACAG AAAGGAGCTCTGATGGAACAAGTGGCTCACCAAGCAGTGGTGATGCAGTTCATTATAGAAATGGCCAAAAGCTGTAATGTGGATCCACGAGGATGTTTTCGTCTTTTTTTCCAAAGAGCTAAT ACAGGGGAAGAAGGCTatttggaagcttttaaaaatgaacttgaAGCATTCAAAGCAAGAGTGAGAATTTGTTCGCAACCACAGAACTTTCAAGCTACACCCATTCAGAACTCCCCATTTCATCCGGATCTCAGTTGTATAGGAGGGCTTACATCTTTTTCACAG AATGCAGATTTACTTCAGGGTTGCAATTTAAACTCAGTGGTACACAGAGAGGATGAAGAACCCAAAATGATGGATACAGTATAG